TGGTCACGGTGGCCGTGATCGTGTTCACGGTGTGGGCTTCGGTCGTGGAGCCGTGGTCGGTCCCGCCGTCCGAGAAGACCCCGCCGCTGGAGGGCTGGTGACAGCCGGGTCCCCAACTCCCGTCAGGCGAGCGCCTGTCGAAGGTCGGTCAGCAGATCGTCGGCGGACTCGATGCCGACCGACAGCCTGACCAGATCGTCCGGCACCTCCAGCGCGGAGCCGGCCACCGAGGCGTGCGTCATCCGGCCCGGGTGCTCGATCAGCGACTCGACACCGCCGAGGGACTCCCCCAGCGTGAAGACCTTCGCCCGGCCGCAGACCTCGATCGCCGCCTGCTCGCCGCCGGCGACCTGGAAGGACACCATGCCGCCGAAGGACTTCATCTGCTTGGCCGCGACCTCGTGGCCGGGGTGGTCGGGCAGGCCCGGGTAGTAGACCTTCGAGACCTTCGGGTGCCGGGCGAGCATCTCGGCGACGCGCGTCGCGTTCTCGCTGTGCCGGTCCATCCGGACGGCGAGCGTCTTCACGCCACGCAGCACGAGCCAGGCGTCGAAGGGGCCGGAGATCGCGCCCATCGCGTTCTGGTGGAAGGCGAGTTCGTCGCCGAGCGTGTCGTCGGCGGTGACCAGCGCGCCGCCCACGACGTCCGAGTGACCGCCCATGTACTTGGTGGTCGAGTGCACGACGACGTCCGCGCCGAGGGCGAGCGGCTGCTGGAGGTAGGGGCTCGCGAAGGTGTTGTCCACGACGAGCTTCGCGCCCGCGGTGCGGGCGACCTCGGCCAGAGCCACGATGTCGCTGATGCCGAGGAGCGGGTTGGACGGGGTCTCGACCCAGATCGCCTTCGTACGGGGGCGCAGCGCGGCCCGTACCGCCACGGGGTCCGAGGTGTCGGCCACCGACCACTCCACGCCCCAGCGTGAGACGACCTTCGCGAAGAGCCGGAAGGTGCCGCCGTACGCGTCGTCGGGGATCACCACATGGTCACCGGGCGACAGCAGCGTACGGAGCAGGCAGTCCTCGGCGGCCAGGCCGGACGCGAAGGCGAGCCCGCGACGGCCGCCCTCCAGTGCCGCCAGGTTCTCCTCCAGCGCGGAGCGCGTGGGGTTGGCGCTGCGGCTGTACTCGTAGCCGCCGCGCAGTCCGCCCACTCCGTCCTGCTTGTACGTGGACACCTGATAGATGGGGGGTACGACCGCGCCGGTGAGGGAATCAGGCGTGTTCCCCGCGTGGATGGCGATGGTCTCGAAGCTGTGCTCGTGGCTCATGAGCCCCGAGGGTAGCGGTCCGGGGCCTGTCTTTTGGATCAGGCCGGATCAGGGAGCGGGGTCTGGTGCGTACGGTCGCAAGGCGGAGGAGGGAGACAACGCGGCGGGCGTGCGTGCCAGGGGCCGCGAGCCCGGCAAGATCCGAACGACAGGCCCGAGGGCCGACGGAGAGCGCGCCCGGCGTCCGGGACAATGGGGTGCATGGAGATTCTCTGGTTCCTGATCGCGGTGGGCATGGTCGCGGCCGTCGTGGCGCCGGTCATGCGTCGCCGGGGCGGTGGCATCCGCCAGGTCGAGCCCGGTTCGCCCGACGCCGCCGACCCGGCCGACTACGAATTCGTCCGTCAGGAGGAGCTCGACGTCCGGCTCCCCGGGCCGGACCAGGACCTTCTGGAGGTGCTGGACATCGTGCAGCGCACCCAGGACTGGCGGGCGGCGGCGCAGCTGCTCGCCGGGACCGCCAAGGAGGGCGAGGTGCGCTGGCAGCGCGTGCAGGCCTTCGCGGGCGCCGCGTCGCTGGAGCTCCAGCGGAAGCCGGGCGTCGGCGGGGCGTGGCTACGGGCCTGGCGCGCGGAGTCGCCGAAGGACGCGGGCGGCGCGCAGGTGCACGCGGAGTTCCTGGTGCAGCAGGCGTGGCGTTCGTCGGCGGTGGGGACGGACGACTTCCGGATCATCCTGGAGGAGGCCCGCTCGGTCTGCGGCGACGCGGCGCTGCTGTCGCCCGGCGACCCCGTGCCGTACATAGTGGAGCTGGCCGTGGCCCGTGGGCTCGGCTATCCGCACGAGGTGTTCGACCAGCTGTGGGCGAAGGTCATCGACCGCGCGCCCGACCACATGGGCGCGCATCTCGCGGCCCTGCACTACTGGTGCGAGAAGTGGCACGGCTCACGCGAGGACGCCGACCGGTTCGCGACGGCGTCGGCGGCGCGGGCCCCGCAGGGCTCGCTGCTGGCCGCGCTGCCGCTGTTCGCGGTGTACGAGCATCTGCCGGAGGTCGCGCTGGTGCGGGACTTCTACCGCAGCGCGGTGGTGTCGACGGCGATGGAGGGTGCCCTGTTCGCGGTGCACGCGGCGCGCCCCGACGACCCAATGCTCGCGCACGTACGGCACCTGCTGATCGTTTTCCTGGTGCGGGCGGAGCGGTGGTCCGAGGCGATGAACCAGTTCGTCCAGGTGGACGGCCACGTCGGCGCGATGCCGTGGACCCACAGCGAGGACCCGGCGGGGATGTACACGCTGTACCGGGCGCTGGCGGTGGCGGGCTACGAGGCCAACGGCGGCAACCCGGCGACGCTGCCGCGGTGAGGGCCTCCGGGGCTGCCTGCCCCAGGCCCTGGGTTCGAGGCGCCATTGCCGCGCTGACCTGCGGTGGTGCATACTCCGCAGATCCCCCACATCATCTCTTCACCTGTTCTCCGTAACTCTGGGGGCCATCCGATGGCACGCGTCCTGCCCTTCGTCCTCTTCGCGTTCGGCGTCTGGTTCTGGCTGAAGGCCCGCCGGAGCGTGTCCTCTCTCGTCGGTACGGAAGCGGAGCTGGGGCTGCTGCCCAGGGACCGGCAGAACACCGAACTGGCGGGACCCGACGCCGCCCTGGAGCACGCCCTGACCGAGGCGCGGGCGGGGCGGTGGGAGGCGGTGGCCGGGCTGTTGGGCGACACGGGCAAGGACCGGGACTGGGAGCGGCGGGCGTTGTACGTCCGGGTGCTGGGTGAGGCGGCGGCGCGCGACGACTCGTGGCTGCGGGCCTGGCGCGCCGCGCGCTCCGACGGCTCCCCCGACGTGGACGCGGAGCTGGTTCAGGCGTCGGCGACAGTCTCGCGCGCGTGGCTGCTGCGGGGCTCGCCGTACGCCAGGCACACCACGCCCGAGCAGGCGGACGCCTTCCACGAACTGCTGCCGGACGCCCGCGCGGACACCACCCGCGCGGCGGCGCTGGGCCCGGAGGACCCGACGCCGTACATCATCGAGATCCGTACGGCGCTGGGCGTCGGCTACGGCCCCGAGCAGATGCGCGAGCTGTGGGCGGAGATCACGGCCCGCACCCCGCACCCCACGTCGGCGCCGCTGTACGGGGCGCACGAGGCGGCGATCCAGTACTGGAGCGAGCGGTGGCACGGCTCGGCGGAGCTGGCCGGGGAGTTCGCGGCCCAGGCGACGGCTGACGCGCCGCCGGGCGCGCTGATGACGGCCTTTCCGCTGATCGCCTGGTACGACCACCACGACGCGACGGCGACGCCCCGCGACTACGTGTCGCCGCGGCTGACGGCCCTGGTCGACGCGGCCCTGGCGGACGCGGCGGCGGCGCCCCCGGACCACCCCCGGCTCCCTGAGGTGCGGCACCTGCTGGCGTACTTCCTGACCCGGCAGTCCAGGCACGAGGAGGCCCTGGAGGCCTTCCGGCAGGTCGACGGCCAGGTGAACGCCCTTCCGTGGCACACCCGTCGGGACCCGGCCGCGTTCTTCACGACGACCCGCACGACGGCCCTGCGCGGCACGGAGGCACGCACCCGTATCAGCAAGGGCGTCTGACCGGTGCCCGCTGGTTCGTCTCCGTCCAGCGGGGCCTGGCATCGTGGGGGTATGGACGAGACTCCTCTGCCCGGTGGGTTCATCAATCAGGTCGTACGTGTCGGTGACACACAACATGCCGCGTACACACGTGAGTTGCTCGGGTTCTTCGAGCAGCGGGGCTGGGGCGGCGCGCCGCGGTTCCGGGGGCTGGACGAGCAGGGGCGCAAGGTGTTCGAGCACATCGAGGGGCAGGTGGATCTGCCCGTCTCCGACGCGCGGCTGGCGCGGGTCTCCGAGCTCGTGCGGGAGTTCCACGATCTGACGGCCGGATCGCCGCTCGCCGGCGGACGCGAGGTCGTGTGCCACAACGACCTGTCGCCCAGCAACACCGTCTACGCGGCCGCGGCGGAGGGCGCCGAGCCGCTGCCGGTGGCCCTCCTCCACTGGGACCTCGCCGCCCCCGGCGAACGTATCCACGACGTCGCCCAGCTCTGCTGGCGGTATCTCGACCTCGGCCCGCGCGTGCCGGACGTCGGCGACGCCGCGCGCCGGATCACCCTGGTCTGCGACGCGTACGGCCTGGACGACCGGGACGGCATCGTCCGCACGATCCTCTGGTGGCAGGACCTCGCCTGGCGCGGCATCGACGAGGCCGCGGACCGCGGCGATCCGGCGATGACGGCGCTGCGCGAGAGGGGCGTGGTGGACGACGTGCGGGCGGCGTACACGTGGGTGTCGGCGCACGCCTTCGAGCTGGCCGCGAAGCTCTAGGGCCTGTCGTTTGGATCAGGCCCTAGGTCCTCGTCCAGAAAAATCGGGGGGCGCCCTCCCACACCCTTCGGTACGGTGGCCCGCATGGGTTCGTACTCGTACTACTACTTCCGCTGATTCCGGGCGCGGACGTCCCGGCGTAGATCCTCCGGATCCGCCGGCGTCCCCAGCTGCCCGTACGACATCACCCCAGCCCCGTAGAGGGCATGTCACTTTCAGGGAAGAAGCATGCGCGAACGCGCCCAGTTGTCGATGAAGGACGTCTCCAAGTCGTACGGCGACCGGACCGTCCTCGATCAGGTGTCGCTCTCCGTACGGCCCGGCGAGAAGGCCGGTGTCATCGGGGAGAACGGCTCCGGGAAGTCCACCCTCCTCCGGCTGCTGGCCGGGGCCGAGGCGGTGGACGGCGGGGAGGTCACCGTCCTCTTCCCCGGCGGGGTCGGGTATCTCGCCCAGACCCTCGGGCTCGATCCCCGCAGTACCGTCCAGGCCGCCGTGGACGCCGCTCTCGCCGACCTGCGGGAGCTCGAACGCCGTATCCGCGCGGCGGAGACCGCGCTCGCCGCCGCGACGGAAGCCGAACTGACCGCGTACGGCGATCTGTTGACCACCTACGAGGAGCGCGGCGGCTACGAGGCCGACGCCCGCGTCGACGCCACCCTGCACGGACTCGGGCTCGCCCACATCGGCCGGGAGCGCCCGCTCGGGTCGCTCTCCGGCGGTGAGCAGTCCCGGGTGGCGCTGGCCTGCGTCCTCGCGGCGACCCCCGAACTGCTGCTGCTGGACGAGCCGACCAACCATCTCGATCTCCGGGCCACCACCTATCTGGAAGAGCGACTGCGGGCGCACCGCGGCACGGTGGTCGCCGTCACCCACGACCGCGCGTTCCTGGAGAGCATCGCGACGACGATCCTGGAGGTCGACCGGGACACCCGTGCCGTGACCCGGTACGGCGACGGCTGGACCGGCTACCGCACGGCCAAGGCCGCCGCCCGCCGCCGCTGGGAGCAGGACCATCAGGAGTGGCTGGAGGAGCTGGCCCGTACAAAGGAACTGGTCAGCGCCGCCGGACAGCGGCTCGCGTCGACCGGGAAGGACCCCAGGCAGGGCTTCGGCAAGCACCGCCGCTCGCACGAGGCGAAGCTGTCGGGGCAGGTCAGGGCGGCGCGGGTACGCCTTGAGCGGCTGGAGCGTGAGCCAGTGCCCGCCCCGCCGGAGCCGCTCACCTTCGCGGCCACCCCGGTCACCACCGGGGCCGGGGCGGCGTGTCTGGTGGAGCTGACCGGCATCGTGGTCGGGGACCGGCTGCGGCTGGACTCGCTCCAGGTGAAGGCGGGGGCCCGGCTGTTGGTCGACGGGCCCAACGGCGCGGGCAAGACCACGCTGCTGCGGGTGCTGGCCGGGGATCTCACGCCGGACGCGGGCACGGTGCGCCGTACGGCCGAAGTCGGCTATCTGGCACAGGAGTTGGCACCCGCCACCACGGGGTCGCGGCTCTCGCTGCTGGGGGCGTTCGCGGCGGGCAGGAGGGGCCTGCCCGAGGAGCACAGGGACGGGCTGCTGGCCCTCGGGCTCTTCCGCGAGGAGGACTTGTCCGTCCCCGTGGCCGGGCTCTCCGTGGGCCAGCGGCGCCGGCTCGAACTGGCGAGGCTGCTGACCCGGCCGGCCGACCTGCTGATCCTGGACGAGCCGACGAACCATGTGGCGCTGAGCCTCGTGGAGGAGCTGGAACAGGCGCTCGTCAGCTACGAGGGCGCGGTGGTCGTGGTCTCGCACGACCGCCGCTTCCGCGACGAATTCGCGGGCACACGCCTGAAGTTGGCAGCCGGGCAGGTGGTGCCCTAGCCAGGCCACGGGCCTAGGGCGTGTTTGAGAAGTCCCGTCTGGCCCACGACGCCCGGCACGCGCGCTCGCTGCGTTGTCGGAGTCATCCAAGTACGTCCAGTACGAGGCTGATCCTCCGCCTTGCGATCGCACGCACCAGACGCCGCAGGCCCCGCCCGATGGGCGGACGACGCTACTTCTAAAACACGCTTTAGAGCTTGGCCTGGAAGATCGCGGCCGGCCGCTCGCGCCGGTAACCGAGCGCCGCGTTCACCGCCAGCATCGGACCGTTGTCGTCGGCGACGGTGGTGCTGATCTCCCGTACGCCCGGGTGGCGTTCGGCGAGCGTGCCCAGCAGACGGCGTTTGACCGCCCGGCCCAGTCCGCGCCCGCGGTGCTCCGGGACGACCACCGTGTCGTACTGGAGCGCCCGGGTGTGCGACGGGTCGCGCAGGACGAGTCCGGAGTACGCGGCGACCCGGTCCACGCCGTCGCCCGCGCCGTCCGCCTCCGCGAGCACCACCGAGGTGAGGATGATGCCGCCCCGGTCGTCCACGAGCCGCGCGGCGCCCCGTACGCGCTCCACGTCCCATCGCGGCCGCTGCTCGTCCACGCCGCCGCCGGGCGCGCCCCGCATCACGTCGTGCGCCCGCGCGAACTCGTCGGCGAGCGCGTCCGGGACGATGCCGTCCCAGTCCTCGAAGCGGTAGCCGTCGGGGAGTTGGGCCTGCGGCAGCCGGGCGTCCGCCTCCCGGACCCGCTGCACGTACCAGGCCAGCGGCAGCGCCTTGCCGAAGCCGAGGCCGTCGACGAACGCCTCGCCGGCGCCGCCCAGTTCGAGCATGGTGGAGACCGAACTGCGCCTGTCGGCGGCCAGTTCGGCCCTTATGGCGCTCCACAGCTGTGCGCCGACACCCCGCCGCCGGGCCCGGGGACGGACCACCAGGGCGTCAAGGAAGGCCGTGTGCCGCTTGCTCTCCTCGGTGTAGAGGAGCAGCGCGGCCACGCCGTCGTAGGAACCGTCGGGAGCGGCCCACACCAGATGGAGCATGCGGGCGTTCGGCGGCCGCACACGCAGCCTTCCGGCGGTCTCGGTGCGGCTGGGCTCCGGTACGGACGCGGGCACGTCCTGGAGATGGGCAGCCGAGATCACGTCATGCCAGGCGTCTGTCTCCGCCTCCGAAGGCGGGGTCCCCAGAGTCATCAGCATGATCCGAACTTACGCGCACAACCCGGCCTGCGCCCCCGAGTTGTACGTGCTTTCCGGACAGTGAGACCCGTTTTCCGCGCCGTTGGTTGCCTCTGGGGTGCCACCAGTTCCCGTGAGCCCCGACAACGCGCCACGGCGGCGGCACCCGGTCGGGGTGCCGCCGCCGTGGCGACAGGTGACGAAGGGTCAGGCGGCGGCGCCGGCCTGCCAGTCCGCCCAGTTCAGGTTCCAGCCGTTGAGGCCGTTGTCGGGCTGGATGGTCTTGTCCGGGGAGTTCTTGACGACGACCACGTCACCGACGATCGAGTTGTCGTAGAACCAGGCAGCCGGCTGGTTGGGGTCGTTCGCGCCCTTGGCGTCGTTCAGACCGACACAGCCGTGGCTGGTGTTGGACGAGCCGAAGATCGAGTCGTCGCCCCAGTAGTTGCCGTGGATGAAGGTGCCCGATGTGGACAGCCGCATCGCGTGCGGCACGTCCTTGATGTCGTACTCGCCCTTGCCGTCGTCGTCGGTGAAGCCGACCGTCGCGCCGTTCATCCGGGTCTCCTTGAACTTCTCGGAGATCACCATCTGACCGTTGTACGTCGGGTTGTCCGGGGAGCCGGCGGAGATCGGGATCGTCTTGATCGTCTTGCCGTCCTGCTGAATGGTCATCGTCTTGGCCTTGGTGTCGACCGTGGAGACCTGGTTACGGCCGATCTTGAAGGTGACCGTCTTCTGCTGGACTCCGAAGACCCCGTCCGCGCCCTCGACGCCGTCGAGCGCCAGCTTCAGCGTGACAGTCGAGCCGCCCTGCCAGTACTGCTCGGGGCGGAAGTCCAGGCGCTGCGAGTTGAACCAGTGGCCGACGACCTCCTGGCCGCTGCTCGACGTGACGGTGATCCCGCCCTGGACGGCGGCCTTGTCGGTGATCCCCTTGTCGAAGTTGATCGAGACCGGCATGCCGACGCCGACGGTCGAGCCGTCTTCGGGCGTGAAGTTGCCGATGAAGCTGTTGTCCGGCGAAACAGTGGTGAAGGACGAGTTCTCGTGGGCCTCGCGGCCCTCGGAGTCCTTGGCCGTGGCG
The nucleotide sequence above comes from Streptomyces sp. NBC_01716. Encoded proteins:
- a CDS encoding cystathionine gamma-synthase encodes the protein MSHEHSFETIAIHAGNTPDSLTGAVVPPIYQVSTYKQDGVGGLRGGYEYSRSANPTRSALEENLAALEGGRRGLAFASGLAAEDCLLRTLLSPGDHVVIPDDAYGGTFRLFAKVVSRWGVEWSVADTSDPVAVRAALRPRTKAIWVETPSNPLLGISDIVALAEVARTAGAKLVVDNTFASPYLQQPLALGADVVVHSTTKYMGGHSDVVGGALVTADDTLGDELAFHQNAMGAISGPFDAWLVLRGVKTLAVRMDRHSENATRVAEMLARHPKVSKVYYPGLPDHPGHEVAAKQMKSFGGMVSFQVAGGEQAAIEVCGRAKVFTLGESLGGVESLIEHPGRMTHASVAGSALEVPDDLVRLSVGIESADDLLTDLRQALA
- a CDS encoding phosphotransferase, with the protein product MDETPLPGGFINQVVRVGDTQHAAYTRELLGFFEQRGWGGAPRFRGLDEQGRKVFEHIEGQVDLPVSDARLARVSELVREFHDLTAGSPLAGGREVVCHNDLSPSNTVYAAAAEGAEPLPVALLHWDLAAPGERIHDVAQLCWRYLDLGPRVPDVGDAARRITLVCDAYGLDDRDGIVRTILWWQDLAWRGIDEAADRGDPAMTALRERGVVDDVRAAYTWVSAHAFELAAKL
- the abc-f gene encoding ribosomal protection-like ABC-F family protein, with amino-acid sequence MRERAQLSMKDVSKSYGDRTVLDQVSLSVRPGEKAGVIGENGSGKSTLLRLLAGAEAVDGGEVTVLFPGGVGYLAQTLGLDPRSTVQAAVDAALADLRELERRIRAAETALAAATEAELTAYGDLLTTYEERGGYEADARVDATLHGLGLAHIGRERPLGSLSGGEQSRVALACVLAATPELLLLDEPTNHLDLRATTYLEERLRAHRGTVVAVTHDRAFLESIATTILEVDRDTRAVTRYGDGWTGYRTAKAAARRRWEQDHQEWLEELARTKELVSAAGQRLASTGKDPRQGFGKHRRSHEAKLSGQVRAARVRLERLEREPVPAPPEPLTFAATPVTTGAGAACLVELTGIVVGDRLRLDSLQVKAGARLLVDGPNGAGKTTLLRVLAGDLTPDAGTVRRTAEVGYLAQELAPATTGSRLSLLGAFAAGRRGLPEEHRDGLLALGLFREEDLSVPVAGLSVGQRRRLELARLLTRPADLLILDEPTNHVALSLVEELEQALVSYEGAVVVVSHDRRFRDEFAGTRLKLAAGQVVP
- a CDS encoding GNAT family N-acetyltransferase; this translates as MLMTLGTPPSEAETDAWHDVISAAHLQDVPASVPEPSRTETAGRLRVRPPNARMLHLVWAAPDGSYDGVAALLLYTEESKRHTAFLDALVVRPRARRRGVGAQLWSAIRAELAADRRSSVSTMLELGGAGEAFVDGLGFGKALPLAWYVQRVREADARLPQAQLPDGYRFEDWDGIVPDALADEFARAHDVMRGAPGGGVDEQRPRWDVERVRGAARLVDDRGGIILTSVVLAEADGAGDGVDRVAAYSGLVLRDPSHTRALQYDTVVVPEHRGRGLGRAVKRRLLGTLAERHPGVREISTTVADDNGPMLAVNAALGYRRERPAAIFQAKL
- a CDS encoding L,D-transpeptidase → MEKRVMTIGKRRKGLAAASALLGGVLVLSACGGGDGGDDSGAERSKDSQAQVDEAAAKDTSKAQIAISPKNGADNASINNAAKVTVTKGTLTTVEMTTADGTAVKGTLAADAKSWKPDGQLERSTSYKITATAKDSEGREAHENSSFTTVSPDNSFIGNFTPEDGSTVGVGMPVSINFDKGITDKAAVQGGITVTSSSGQEVVGHWFNSQRLDFRPEQYWQGGSTVTLKLALDGVEGADGVFGVQQKTVTFKIGRNQVSTVDTKAKTMTIQQDGKTIKTIPISAGSPDNPTYNGQMVISEKFKETRMNGATVGFTDDDGKGEYDIKDVPHAMRLSTSGTFIHGNYWGDDSIFGSSNTSHGCVGLNDAKGANDPNQPAAWFYDNSIVGDVVVVKNSPDKTIQPDNGLNGWNLNWADWQAGAAA